In Bdellovibrionales bacterium, the following proteins share a genomic window:
- a CDS encoding FMN-binding protein, producing MANKVLLDRPGSDSSSRSLRSSSPSRSIASLGDTDGSKSRDWTWERQMTNQLIESGSRAPASVGTKPSVEDQLQFGLLEGKYAVKIRNGKLENIRFVSLSEQPKYLVDRADFIDKYRGLIAPEFEEARLKDHTSSGRKTQETYALVAGNRKVAEVSFELDLQDRLLNFAVHKSEQDQ from the coding sequence ATGGCAAATAAAGTTCTCCTTGATCGGCCGGGATCGGATTCTAGTTCTCGTTCCTTGCGGTCTTCTAGTCCTTCTCGTTCTATAGCAAGCCTTGGAGATACTGATGGTTCCAAGAGTCGCGATTGGACCTGGGAGCGTCAGATGACCAATCAGCTCATTGAATCGGGCTCTCGCGCACCAGCGAGCGTGGGAACCAAGCCTTCGGTTGAGGATCAACTTCAGTTTGGACTGCTTGAAGGCAAGTATGCCGTGAAGATAAGAAATGGAAAATTGGAAAACATTCGTTTTGTATCTTTGTCTGAGCAACCGAAGTATCTGGTGGATCGAGCAGACTTTATCGATAAATATCGAGGACTCATTGCCCCTGAGTTCGAAGAAGCCAGACTAAAGGACCACACTTCGAGTGGTCGCAAGACACAGGAAACATACGCTTTGGTTGCAGGAAATCGCAAGGTTGCCGAGGTTTCCTTTGAACTTGATCTTCAGGATCGCCTTCTCAATTTTGCTGTGCACAAGTCAGAACAGGACCAATAA
- the pruA gene encoding L-glutamate gamma-semialdehyde dehydrogenase has protein sequence MRHLGEREKYQIKIQSKGELIFRSMEGESSSIFNRDWWYGRIMDWSMKNEHFKTQMFRFVDVLPYLHSGSEVARHLKEYFTASEGEELPSIFNVGLGMGSLAPSLLANAVRKNVTQMAKMFITGETPKEALPVLKKARKNNLCFTVDLLGEATLSEKEALDYQGRYLELVSWLSKDSADWTSNPHIDQDATGDLPKVNISVKMTALYSQVSSRAWEHSIEIVKERLRPIFHMAREHGVFVNIDMEQFDHKDLTLKIFRDLLMEPDFKNYPFWGIVIQAYLRDSLHDVQELIRFADTRGVPFTIRLVKGAYWDFETILSRQRNWNSPVYLNKKESDWNYENCLQVLLENYPSIRVAIASHNVRSLAAGMVMAEELGLDKKAIEIQMLYGMADPIKRACSKMGYRVREYAAVGELIPGMAYLVRRLLENTSNESFLKSKFADNLSSELLLANPAEDLIKTTGTVNREEGFFNEPLLDFGIEKNRHHMMQSIKDRKLQIGAIFPLLIDNKEIKTERFLSSTNPSQPDQIVGRICVAGIAEAEMAIQGAKAAFRLWSKRSPEERAIYLEKLASLIMRDRFELAALEVLEVGKTWTEADGDITEAIDFCRYYAKEMRRLGKPFRVGNAPGEISLYHYIPRGISLVIAPWNFPLAILTGMVSASLVTGNAVIMKPAEQSSVVAAELMKLMIEAGLPPGVVQFLPGFGEEIGEYLTGHKDIDLIAFTGSQQVGLHIFNKASICLPGQKGLKKCVIEMGGKNAIIIDSDADLDEAVGGVLHSAFGFQGQKCSACSRVIVIEGIYQRFLDRLIEATKSFVVNHSELSHTFMGPVIDQESRDRILRVIEEAKTHSKLAYQGDTPSEGYFIPPTIFTEVDPKSALAMDEIFGPVLSVIRAKDIEEAIEIANGTVYGLTGGVYSRSPAHIERVRSDLMVGNLYINRGITGAMVDRHPFGGFKMSGIGSKAGGPDYLLQFLEPRTTTENTMRRGFAPKEV, from the coding sequence ATGCGTCATTTGGGCGAACGAGAAAAATATCAAATCAAAATTCAATCAAAAGGCGAATTGATCTTTCGCTCAATGGAGGGAGAGTCTTCCTCCATTTTCAACCGTGATTGGTGGTATGGCCGCATCATGGATTGGAGCATGAAGAACGAGCACTTCAAGACCCAGATGTTCCGTTTTGTCGACGTCTTACCCTATCTCCATTCTGGCTCAGAAGTAGCCCGCCATCTCAAAGAGTACTTCACGGCCAGCGAAGGTGAAGAGCTTCCTTCGATATTCAATGTTGGATTAGGAATGGGATCCTTGGCTCCTTCTCTGCTCGCAAATGCAGTCAGAAAAAATGTCACTCAAATGGCCAAAATGTTTATCACGGGAGAAACTCCGAAAGAGGCCCTGCCCGTGCTCAAAAAAGCACGCAAAAACAACCTCTGCTTTACCGTCGACCTCCTTGGCGAAGCAACCCTCTCTGAAAAAGAGGCCCTCGATTACCAGGGTCGCTACTTGGAACTTGTCTCTTGGCTCAGCAAAGACTCAGCGGATTGGACAAGCAATCCACACATTGATCAGGACGCGACGGGAGATTTACCGAAAGTAAATATCTCCGTAAAAATGACGGCACTCTATTCCCAGGTCTCTTCAAGAGCTTGGGAGCATTCGATCGAAATTGTCAAAGAGAGGCTCCGCCCTATTTTTCACATGGCCAGGGAACATGGTGTTTTTGTGAACATCGACATGGAGCAATTCGACCACAAAGATCTCACTTTAAAGATTTTTCGAGATCTTTTGATGGAGCCCGATTTCAAAAACTATCCTTTCTGGGGTATCGTCATCCAGGCTTATCTTCGGGACTCTCTTCACGACGTGCAGGAGTTGATCAGATTTGCGGACACGCGCGGAGTGCCCTTTACCATTCGTTTAGTCAAGGGAGCCTATTGGGATTTTGAAACTATACTCTCGAGGCAACGCAATTGGAATTCTCCGGTCTACTTGAATAAGAAGGAATCCGACTGGAACTATGAAAACTGCCTTCAGGTTCTTTTGGAAAATTACCCTTCGATTCGAGTGGCCATTGCCTCCCACAATGTTCGGTCCCTCGCGGCCGGCATGGTCATGGCAGAGGAACTTGGGCTGGATAAAAAAGCCATTGAGATACAAATGCTTTATGGCATGGCCGATCCAATAAAGCGAGCATGTTCGAAGATGGGTTATCGTGTGCGCGAATATGCAGCCGTCGGAGAACTCATTCCTGGAATGGCTTATTTGGTCAGAAGACTCCTCGAAAATACTTCCAACGAATCATTTCTCAAATCGAAATTTGCGGACAACCTGTCTTCAGAATTACTGTTGGCTAATCCCGCAGAAGACCTCATCAAAACAACGGGCACCGTCAACAGAGAAGAAGGCTTTTTTAACGAACCTCTTCTGGATTTTGGGATAGAGAAAAATCGCCATCACATGATGCAGTCAATTAAAGATCGAAAGCTACAGATTGGCGCAATTTTCCCCCTTCTCATTGACAACAAAGAAATCAAAACGGAGCGCTTCCTCAGCAGTACCAATCCTTCTCAACCAGATCAGATTGTCGGCCGGATTTGCGTCGCAGGAATTGCTGAAGCCGAAATGGCTATTCAGGGAGCCAAAGCCGCCTTTCGACTCTGGAGTAAGAGGAGTCCTGAAGAGAGAGCAATTTATCTTGAAAAATTGGCCTCGTTGATAATGAGAGATCGATTTGAGCTGGCGGCACTTGAAGTCCTCGAAGTCGGAAAGACTTGGACCGAGGCAGACGGGGATATCACAGAGGCTATCGATTTTTGTCGCTACTACGCAAAAGAAATGCGTCGATTAGGAAAGCCTTTTCGTGTCGGCAACGCCCCCGGCGAAATAAGCCTCTATCACTATATCCCGCGCGGCATTTCTCTCGTCATTGCGCCATGGAATTTCCCTCTGGCTATTCTGACCGGTATGGTGAGTGCTTCTCTCGTAACAGGAAATGCTGTTATCATGAAGCCTGCCGAGCAAAGTTCTGTTGTCGCGGCCGAGCTGATGAAACTCATGATCGAGGCCGGTCTTCCTCCGGGTGTCGTCCAATTTCTTCCCGGTTTTGGCGAAGAGATTGGAGAATACCTGACCGGACACAAGGACATTGATCTCATTGCGTTTACGGGTTCACAACAAGTTGGTTTGCACATTTTTAACAAAGCAAGCATTTGTCTTCCCGGACAAAAGGGACTTAAGAAATGCGTTATTGAAATGGGTGGAAAAAACGCGATCATCATCGATTCAGATGCTGATCTCGACGAAGCCGTAGGAGGCGTTCTCCATTCAGCTTTTGGCTTCCAAGGACAAAAGTGTTCTGCCTGTAGTCGAGTGATTGTGATCGAAGGTATCTACCAAAGATTTTTGGATCGGCTCATTGAGGCCACAAAGAGTTTTGTCGTGAATCATTCTGAGTTGTCCCATACCTTTATGGGGCCCGTGATCGATCAAGAATCACGAGACCGGATTTTACGAGTCATTGAAGAGGCAAAAACTCATTCAAAGCTCGCCTACCAAGGTGATACTCCCAGCGAAGGCTATTTTATTCCTCCCACCATTTTCACCGAAGTTGATCCCAAATCGGCCTTGGCAATGGATGAAATATTCGGCCCTGTCCTTTCAGTTATTCGCGCCAAAGATATCGAAGAGGCAATCGAGATCGCAAACGGCACTGTCTATGGCCTCACAGGTGGAGTCTATTCCCGCAGCCCCGCCCACATCGAGCGGGTACGTTCTGATCTGATGGTGGGGAATCTCTATATCAACCGTGGGATTACCGGAGCCATGGTGGACCGCCATCCCTTTGGAGGTTTTAAAATGTCAGGAATCGGCAGCAAAGCTGGGGGCCCTGATTATTTGCTGCAATTCTTGGAACCGCGAACCACAACGGAAAATACAATGCGCCGAGGCTTTGCACCCAAAGAAGTCTAA
- a CDS encoding rhomboid family intramembrane serine protease produces MIIPYLYGILRFQKCPITWILFGLNVLVMFSTMPDLNRAQESLDKAFEDEYYISSQGHFYAEFINDNQAFYSPLLRTLSLKSLSGDEDKTKLLGNLALRSDKFLKEGPSYPFKGDQVARGWWIEKFAELRKIQEGHPNFVLGLNSDHIGFKYWINYQFVHSGFSHFAFNMAFLFVFGCYLETLFGGLLVLITYLGSGVMGAASFLLINGATGAPLIGASAAVSGLMALVCLLHWRVPVRCFYWLFIPVKGYSGFVNVPAWIIFFLWLATDLAGYFGSVPEFGGIAHTAHLGGQMSGALIGIILLIIGKLRVQLQN; encoded by the coding sequence GTGATAATTCCCTACCTTTACGGGATTCTTAGATTTCAAAAATGTCCGATTACCTGGATTCTTTTCGGGCTTAATGTTTTGGTTATGTTCTCCACGATGCCTGACCTCAATAGGGCTCAAGAAAGTCTCGATAAGGCCTTTGAGGACGAATACTACATTTCTTCCCAGGGTCATTTCTACGCTGAATTTATCAACGATAACCAGGCGTTTTACAGCCCCCTTTTAAGGACACTATCGCTGAAATCACTCAGTGGTGATGAAGACAAAACCAAGTTGTTGGGGAATCTCGCTCTTCGTAGCGACAAATTTCTAAAGGAAGGCCCCAGTTATCCCTTTAAAGGGGATCAAGTTGCTCGAGGATGGTGGATCGAGAAGTTTGCGGAGCTCAGGAAGATTCAGGAAGGCCATCCGAATTTTGTTCTCGGTTTGAATTCTGATCACATTGGTTTTAAATATTGGATCAATTACCAATTTGTGCACAGTGGATTTTCTCACTTTGCTTTCAATATGGCTTTTCTATTCGTATTTGGCTGTTATCTCGAAACTCTTTTTGGCGGACTTCTCGTTTTAATTACCTATCTTGGATCTGGAGTCATGGGTGCTGCAAGCTTCTTGCTTATAAATGGTGCGACAGGCGCCCCCCTCATTGGTGCAAGTGCTGCGGTGAGTGGCTTGATGGCATTGGTCTGTTTGCTGCACTGGCGAGTTCCTGTGCGGTGCTTTTATTGGTTGTTTATTCCGGTGAAGGGCTATTCGGGCTTCGTCAATGTCCCTGCTTGGATTATATTTTTTCTTTGGCTCGCCACTGACCTTGCCGGGTATTTCGGGTCTGTGCCTGAATTTGGTGGAATAGCTCACACGGCCCATCTCGGCGGGCAAATGAGCGGAGCTCTTATTGGCATAATTCTCCTCATTATCGGAAAGCTACGAGTTCAACTTCAGAATTGA
- a CDS encoding tetratricopeptide repeat protein: MSMLEEELKAEPDNIRIRSSLALQYSRTKGHEIKVIELLSPFTDELSLSSLLQLAVAYQNVEKYTDEIRVLKKALERGPKRYDIHYRVGLAYLKTEKFTEATISMRDAIKIQRRFRQAYDSLLDIFQRTKNNYESRNILRDMVKIFGKDPLIYSHLCRLDSIDGYLESAIKGCRKAMSIDRDFPDNYVYLAQSLIDSKDETSAGKVLIQAARRFQKSEFVQWATGEYYLRQKNYTGAQTYFSKAVSADEKSSRSLAGLAVCQFEQENHEDALATLSKACEIDENVVEKIREAAGKLRLAKKDELSRRYTKQIQDCKRKVKD, translated from the coding sequence ATGTCCATGCTTGAAGAAGAACTGAAAGCTGAACCAGACAACATTAGAATAAGATCTTCGCTGGCGCTTCAATATTCTAGGACTAAGGGTCACGAAATAAAGGTGATTGAACTTCTTAGCCCCTTTACTGATGAGCTTTCATTGAGTTCTCTCCTTCAGCTCGCAGTGGCCTACCAAAATGTCGAAAAATACACGGACGAAATAAGGGTCCTAAAGAAGGCTTTGGAAAGGGGTCCAAAGAGATATGACATACACTACAGAGTAGGCCTGGCCTATCTTAAAACTGAGAAATTCACCGAAGCCACAATCAGCATGAGAGACGCAATTAAAATTCAGAGACGATTTCGGCAAGCTTATGACTCTCTGCTTGATATTTTTCAGCGCACAAAAAACAACTATGAAAGTCGTAATATTCTACGTGACATGGTCAAGATATTTGGAAAGGATCCCCTTATCTACTCCCACCTTTGTCGGCTTGATTCGATCGATGGGTATCTTGAATCCGCAATAAAAGGATGTCGTAAAGCCATGAGTATCGATAGGGATTTTCCAGACAACTATGTCTACTTGGCCCAAAGCCTCATCGATAGCAAGGATGAAACAAGTGCTGGCAAGGTATTGATTCAAGCTGCGCGCCGATTTCAGAAATCGGAATTTGTCCAATGGGCCACAGGCGAGTATTATTTGCGTCAGAAAAACTACACGGGGGCGCAAACATATTTCTCTAAGGCTGTCTCGGCCGATGAAAAGTCATCACGTTCTTTGGCCGGATTAGCTGTCTGCCAATTCGAACAGGAAAATCACGAGGACGCCCTGGCAACCCTCTCAAAGGCCTGTGAAATCGACGAAAATGTGGTCGAAAAGATCAGAGAAGCTGCAGGAAAATTGCGACTGGCAAAGAAAGATGAACTCTCCCGTCGCTACACGAAACAAATTCAAGACTGCAAACGAAAAGTCAAAGATTAA
- a CDS encoding NYN domain-containing protein, whose amino-acid sequence MAEPIETMGPNTKRLCFQRVGIFVDAENIELSGLKHMEGFTNYKKILDSVGDREIIRILYYKPEYKDISADFESFWASLGGEIRRPAKNADTFLVIDAVTMSDKMDVAIILGGDKDFLPLIWYLKSRGCRTEIWSWPQATSKEVMEAVDRYYPLDEEFLLDDEKKKGPRKKRNQLKG is encoded by the coding sequence TTGGCAGAACCGATCGAGACGATGGGCCCAAACACAAAGAGGCTTTGTTTTCAGCGCGTGGGGATTTTTGTCGATGCCGAAAATATTGAGCTGAGTGGCCTTAAGCATATGGAAGGGTTCACCAACTACAAGAAGATATTGGATAGCGTTGGTGACCGAGAAATTATTCGTATTTTGTACTATAAGCCTGAATACAAAGATATTTCGGCAGATTTCGAGTCTTTTTGGGCGAGCTTGGGTGGAGAGATTCGTCGACCTGCGAAGAATGCCGACACTTTTTTGGTTATTGATGCAGTGACAATGTCAGACAAAATGGACGTCGCGATTATCCTGGGAGGCGATAAGGATTTTTTGCCTTTGATTTGGTACCTTAAATCAAGGGGTTGTCGGACTGAGATTTGGTCGTGGCCACAGGCAACTTCAAAGGAAGTGATGGAGGCCGTCGACCGATACTACCCCTTGGATGAGGAATTTCTCCTTGATGATGAAAAGAAGAAAGGCCCACGTAAGAAACGGAACCAGTTAAAAGGTTAA
- a CDS encoding RDD family protein, translated as MVIEDLSVPGTEKNRTENGRKGRRGGRRPLCLASPVDRLAAVVTDLVLVILPISAVLGAPFKQGIMKALVLQDETDFYFFLFLLFVTSACVVIAYQTAMVSLWGATLGKMFWGLRVEWLWKRRNPSFSMALLRSVFWIVDSVFLFVPHLSVFANEKRRPFHDRISDTVVVTTRGGGVRTPGMIEASFVHGVGAALAVFGTLFMGFSSIDLYMRSKGEDSLFGVLKSERVLCDAVGVAMEDWPSSSSSSGESLERLSVAMALFASGEISAPCLRSEVEDSLVRQGIESPMAYLAQSFVYSDSAELSDRYLDQVCKLDMRSDSCKMSRIVEMWMDEDWTKIDDLFNELNHTKEPYILTWAVRHFMRRENFQMALSFLDKMGPSIALGSFVGIQRTKAYWNLSRKEEARAAADIAINTMGPANRIDLASWLCKEEIDENCAGVSRSSCLIMNKILEKSDEYLADRDIALTYIKNFECDDTKGKSYDELKREVSFPEGRQLIGALTLIHGSAAQEGRRELWKLAQDKKASENYREEARHYLASSAQSSFDLEALYSEWKHEVLTPHWRKRGERLFNNYYRLKNFDRSWEIGQTLVKDDGGRIDSKTREEIIVAGFKVGEMKSAYLLMKELFPSQEKLTTGRHPASGSQFELVSRSLIQEFKNK; from the coding sequence ATGGTCATTGAGGATTTATCGGTACCTGGGACCGAAAAAAATAGGACGGAGAATGGTCGTAAAGGGAGGCGTGGCGGACGTCGTCCCCTCTGTTTGGCATCTCCTGTGGATCGTTTGGCTGCGGTCGTGACTGATTTGGTTTTGGTGATTCTCCCGATATCTGCTGTCCTTGGAGCACCTTTTAAGCAGGGAATAATGAAGGCACTGGTTCTTCAGGATGAGACAGATTTCTATTTTTTTCTTTTTCTCCTGTTTGTGACATCAGCATGTGTGGTCATTGCCTATCAGACAGCCATGGTCAGTCTGTGGGGCGCTACTTTAGGAAAAATGTTTTGGGGTTTACGAGTAGAATGGCTGTGGAAACGTCGAAATCCAAGCTTTTCAATGGCCCTGCTTCGTTCTGTTTTTTGGATTGTAGATTCTGTCTTCCTATTCGTTCCTCATTTGTCTGTTTTTGCCAATGAAAAGAGAAGGCCTTTCCACGATCGAATCTCTGATACAGTCGTTGTAACAACCAGGGGCGGAGGAGTGAGAACTCCCGGAATGATTGAAGCCTCGTTTGTACACGGTGTCGGCGCTGCATTAGCTGTATTTGGAACCCTGTTTATGGGCTTCAGTTCAATTGATCTTTATATGCGATCAAAAGGCGAAGATTCGCTCTTTGGAGTTTTGAAGTCTGAAAGAGTCTTGTGCGATGCTGTTGGTGTGGCGATGGAAGATTGGCCCTCCTCCTCTTCTTCTTCGGGTGAATCGCTTGAGCGTCTGAGTGTGGCCATGGCGCTTTTTGCATCGGGTGAGATTTCTGCTCCTTGCTTGAGGTCTGAGGTGGAAGACTCTTTGGTGAGGCAAGGAATTGAAAGTCCAATGGCTTACTTGGCTCAATCGTTTGTCTATTCCGATAGTGCAGAGTTATCGGATCGATATTTGGACCAGGTTTGCAAATTGGATATGAGATCTGATAGTTGCAAAATGAGCCGCATTGTGGAGATGTGGATGGATGAGGACTGGACAAAAATTGATGATCTCTTCAACGAGTTAAACCATACAAAAGAACCCTATATTTTGACTTGGGCAGTTAGACATTTCATGCGACGTGAGAATTTCCAGATGGCCCTTTCATTTTTAGACAAAATGGGCCCCAGCATTGCCTTGGGTTCGTTTGTCGGAATTCAAAGGACAAAAGCCTATTGGAATCTGAGCCGAAAAGAAGAGGCTCGTGCGGCCGCAGATATTGCGATTAATACCATGGGTCCTGCAAATCGCATCGATCTTGCGAGTTGGTTGTGCAAGGAAGAAATTGATGAAAACTGTGCGGGAGTGAGCCGCTCAAGCTGCTTGATCATGAACAAAATACTAGAGAAATCAGATGAGTATTTAGCTGATCGAGATATCGCGCTGACCTACATTAAGAATTTTGAATGCGATGATACAAAGGGCAAGTCTTATGATGAATTAAAACGGGAAGTATCTTTCCCGGAGGGACGCCAGCTAATTGGGGCATTGACGCTTATTCATGGAAGTGCGGCTCAGGAAGGGCGACGGGAACTTTGGAAGTTGGCACAAGATAAAAAGGCCTCGGAGAATTATCGTGAGGAAGCCCGTCATTATTTGGCCAGTTCGGCTCAAAGCTCATTTGATCTAGAGGCCCTTTATTCAGAATGGAAGCACGAGGTGTTGACTCCTCATTGGAGAAAGCGTGGCGAGAGACTTTTCAACAACTACTATCGATTGAAGAATTTTGACCGCTCTTGGGAAATCGGCCAGACCCTCGTCAAAGACGATGGAGGCAGAATTGATTCAAAAACGCGGGAGGAGATAATCGTTGCGGGATTTAAGGTAGGGGAGATGAAGTCTGCTTACCTTCTTATGAAAGAGCTTTTTCCGAGTCAGGAAAAACTGACTACAGGTCGGCATCCCGCAAGTGGGAGCCAATTTGAGTTGGTTAGCAGGTCTCTCATCCAGGAGTTTAAAAACAAGTGA
- the ptsP gene encoding phosphoenolpyruvate--protein phosphotransferase: MDTLVNAEQQKGVLVFKSPFSGFIIPLEEVPDPVFAQKMVGDGLAIDPTSEFLLAPFDGEVIQIHPAHHALTLRHGPTSLEALIHIGLDTVQLKGEGFKVHVKKGDHVKAGDVLVNFDADVISRKAQSLISPLILLPGAQSWDFEVQFGPVEAGAPGFLVVRIDESKNSPVPVLSYQSSKTKGEYLTSEMVKIPISEGIHARPASLILQTAKRFEGEISIHWENRQANCRSLVQILELAIPGNALVQFHASGPDAKQALEELARVTRELKEVHAPADNKAPQTASTSRLEENQLGGVIAAPGIAAGQVVVVQHEALEPHEQGRGIEVETSALYQSMNKVRRDLKELEFEMKQRAGSTQAAIFTAHQDILDDPQIIESIEEQIHLNRSAAWAVNQVIQAEATRLSMSNNELIAARANDLLDVNRRWVGQLMGESLSLPKIPPNSILIADDLTPSDTASLDRSCVLGFCTRRGGSTSHVAILARSLDIPALAAIDPRALQLTNGTTVLLNANDGYLQLNPPQELLDQVKTETKNKLHRRIEEEAQAKLPALTTDNHRITVWANFANHEEADHAANLGAEGVGLMRSEFLFLNRENAPTEEEQFQIYTHMTKEMGPERPVTIRTLDVGGDKPLTYCPLPDEENPFLGERGIRMLLREQTLLRTQVRAVLRASKWGPLRLMIPMITNLEEVRESKRIIQEEADSLQIPMIPVGIMIEVPAAVLIADHLAKEVDFFSIGTNDLTQYVLAMDRNHQALAKQVDALHPAVLKMIHLTSLAAHRAGIEVGVCGGLAGDDFGIPILLGLGIEELSVSLPSVPGVKALIRGLHLEKCKDLALRAMDMADPTAVRNLVKSWNSSC, translated from the coding sequence ATGGATACACTTGTTAATGCTGAACAGCAAAAAGGGGTTCTTGTCTTTAAATCACCATTTTCAGGATTTATCATTCCTCTTGAGGAAGTTCCTGATCCAGTGTTTGCCCAAAAAATGGTTGGCGATGGTTTGGCTATCGATCCAACCAGTGAGTTTTTGCTGGCACCCTTTGATGGTGAAGTCATACAAATTCACCCCGCTCATCATGCCCTGACCCTTCGACATGGTCCAACAAGTTTAGAGGCTTTGATCCACATTGGGCTGGATACTGTGCAGCTGAAAGGAGAAGGCTTCAAGGTTCATGTCAAGAAAGGGGATCATGTTAAGGCTGGGGATGTCCTCGTTAATTTTGATGCTGATGTCATATCTAGAAAGGCCCAAAGCCTCATCTCTCCTTTGATTCTTTTGCCAGGCGCCCAATCTTGGGATTTTGAAGTTCAATTTGGACCTGTTGAGGCCGGCGCTCCTGGATTTCTTGTCGTCCGCATAGATGAATCGAAAAATAGTCCGGTACCAGTCTTAAGTTACCAGAGTTCAAAAACAAAAGGCGAATATTTAACCTCCGAGATGGTGAAAATTCCGATCAGCGAGGGCATCCACGCAAGGCCTGCCTCCTTGATTTTACAGACGGCGAAGCGCTTTGAGGGAGAGATTTCTATCCACTGGGAAAACCGGCAAGCCAACTGTCGCTCCCTGGTGCAAATTTTGGAGCTTGCCATACCCGGCAACGCCCTGGTTCAGTTTCATGCCTCAGGTCCTGATGCCAAACAAGCACTGGAAGAATTGGCTCGGGTTACAAGAGAGCTGAAAGAAGTGCATGCGCCGGCTGACAATAAAGCTCCACAAACGGCTTCAACTTCTCGCCTCGAAGAGAACCAACTCGGTGGCGTTATCGCTGCCCCCGGAATAGCTGCTGGACAAGTCGTGGTGGTTCAACATGAAGCTCTCGAACCACACGAACAGGGCAGAGGAATAGAAGTTGAAACTTCAGCCCTTTATCAATCCATGAATAAAGTCCGTCGCGATCTGAAAGAGCTTGAGTTCGAAATGAAACAGAGGGCAGGATCTACACAAGCGGCCATTTTTACAGCGCACCAAGATATCTTGGATGATCCTCAAATTATTGAATCAATTGAAGAACAAATTCATTTAAATCGCTCGGCCGCATGGGCGGTGAATCAAGTTATTCAAGCTGAAGCAACCCGTCTGTCCATGTCCAACAATGAACTCATCGCAGCTCGAGCGAATGATCTTCTCGATGTCAATCGCCGATGGGTCGGCCAATTGATGGGCGAGAGTCTCTCCCTCCCAAAGATTCCGCCCAATTCAATTCTGATTGCCGACGATCTGACTCCTTCCGACACGGCATCTCTCGACCGCAGCTGTGTCTTGGGCTTCTGTACTCGGCGCGGCGGCTCAACTTCGCACGTGGCTATTCTGGCTCGGTCCCTGGATATTCCAGCCCTCGCAGCCATTGACCCTAGGGCCCTTCAGCTGACGAATGGAACCACTGTTTTACTCAATGCCAATGATGGATATTTGCAGCTCAATCCTCCTCAAGAACTCCTCGATCAAGTCAAAACAGAAACCAAAAACAAACTCCATCGGCGAATCGAAGAAGAGGCTCAAGCCAAACTGCCAGCTCTCACTACAGACAATCACAGAATCACTGTTTGGGCCAATTTTGCCAATCATGAAGAGGCCGATCACGCAGCTAATTTAGGTGCTGAGGGTGTTGGCCTTATGCGGTCTGAATTCCTCTTTCTCAACCGCGAAAATGCTCCCACCGAAGAAGAGCAATTTCAGATTTATACTCACATGACAAAGGAGATGGGACCAGAGCGCCCGGTAACGATTCGCACTTTAGACGTAGGAGGTGATAAGCCTCTCACCTATTGTCCCTTGCCCGATGAAGAAAATCCCTTCCTTGGAGAGCGCGGCATTCGTATGTTGCTAAGAGAACAAACTCTCCTGCGAACTCAGGTTCGGGCTGTCTTGAGAGCCTCAAAGTGGGGCCCTTTACGTCTTATGATCCCCATGATCACCAACCTCGAAGAAGTCCGGGAATCAAAGAGAATTATTCAAGAGGAGGCTGACTCCCTTCAAATTCCAATGATTCCGGTTGGAATCATGATTGAGGTGCCCGCAGCTGTCCTCATCGCCGATCACCTGGCCAAAGAAGTTGACTTTTTTTCAATAGGCACGAACGATTTGACTCAATATGTCTTAGCCATGGACAGAAATCACCAGGCACTCGCAAAACAAGTAGACGCCCTGCACCCTGCAGTATTAAAGATGATTCACCTAACCTCCCTTGCAGCTCATCGTGCCGGAATAGAAGTGGGCGTCTGTGGAGGCTTGGCCGGTGATGACTTTGGAATCCCGATTTTGCTTGGCTTGGGCATTGAGGAATTGAGTGTGAGTCTTCCATCCGTACCGGGAGTGAAGGCCCTCATCAGAGGACTCCATCTGGAAAAATGCAAAGACCTTGCTCTGAGAGCCATGGACATGGCTGATCCGACTGCGGTTCGAAATCTTGTGAAAAGTTGGAATTCGAGCTGCTAG